The DNA window TTCTACTCTGACATCCCTTCCTCCTCTGACACCACTTCCTCCTCGGACATCACTTTCTCCTCTGACACAACTGCATGGTCTGACACCCCTTCCTCCTATGACACCACTTCCTGCTGTGCGTCTCCTCTTCAGTGTACAGTAGATGAGGACTGAAGCTTTAGCAGCCAGGACAACCCCAACCACCCCCAGTACAGAAGCCAAGACAGACCCTGGAAAAAACACACCTGTGTTGAGGTCCAAGGCAGTAGAGTTCTGAGTTCCCATGTTGTTCTCAGCCCTACAGTAGTACTGGATCTTGTCTCCCAGACTGACACTGGGGATGATGTACTTGTCTCTTCCTGCTCCTGTCTGTAAGACGGTCACTTCAGTCCCATTCCTCATGTACCAAGTGTAAGACTTCACTGGTGGGatggcatcactgctgcaggtcagagtcactagACTGCCCTCCTCTATTTCACTGCTAACGGACACTGAAGTGTTCTTAGGGCCATATCTCACAACCAGTGTAGCAGCAAGGGATGGAAAATCCTCAAAGCCTCTTACAACACAGAAGTAGCTGCCTGCATCCTGACTGCTGACTGCATCAAGGATCATGGTCTTGGACTTGCCAGTGGCAGTGGCAGAGGCGTTGTTCTTGTACAAAAGTAAGTCACTGAAGTTTGGACAGGAGGTCATGCAGGAGATAATGACTAGATCTCCCTCCTTTGCAACAGGAGGAGTAACTTCTACTTGTAAGTTTGTGACAGACAGTTTGACCCCAAATGGATCACTCTACTTTGGAACCCCCTGTGTTTTTAATGTGAATTTGTAATAACCAGAGtcactctctctcaggtctgtgattcgCAGGGTGCAATCTTT is part of the Salmo trutta chromosome 34, fSalTru1.1, whole genome shotgun sequence genome and encodes:
- the LOC115174077 gene encoding intercellular adhesion molecule 5-like, producing MTSCPNFSDLLLYKNNASATATGKSKTMILDAVSSQDAGSYFCVVRGFEDFPSLAATLVVRYGPKNTSVSVSSEIEEGSLVTLTCSSDAIPPVKSYTWYMRNGTEVTVLQTGAGRDKYIIPSVSLGDKIQYYCRAENNMGTQNSTALDLNTGVFFPGSVLASVLGVVGVVLAAKASVLIYCTLKRRRTAGSGVIGGRGVRPCSCVRGESDVRGGSGVRGGRDVRVECDVRGESDVRGESGVRGGRDVRVESDVGRESGVRGGRGVRGGTGVRGGRDVRVESDVRGESGVRGGRGVREGSGVRGGCDVRAATQTIYYANYDSSNSDVSETTSACIYETIDDMPLDPDEYNDIQDDDYTGLQRDAWLSLYDTIPEKASPQDLE